The Candidatus Uhrbacteria bacterium genome has a segment encoding these proteins:
- the thyA gene encoding thymidylate synthase, translating to MMKPLTERTPDAQYQRLLRDILERGERTNSQQGVDAITLMGPNPMHFKFENGFPIINERNMAPNESERLPVTIWRQAIAEMCAFVNGVRTQQGLVEFGCHWWESWVTPEKCAKRGLEAGDLGPGSYGAAFHDFPTAEGETYNQFKNIIEQIREFPHLRTHFISPWIPQYTIRGEGKQQKVVVAPCHGWIHLRVIDNKLTLHMFQRSADVPVGVPANMVQYGALLMMIAHATGTIPYEFVHSFSDAHIYVDQVPAVEIMLAREPKSLATLKMDTSVKDFFDFRKEHFTLEDYTPHPGIKGIPVAI from the coding sequence ATGATGAAGCCCCTTACCGAGCGGACGCCGGATGCACAGTATCAGCGTTTATTGCGCGATATTTTGGAGCGTGGGGAGCGTACCAATAGCCAGCAGGGCGTTGATGCGATCACGCTCATGGGGCCAAATCCGATGCATTTTAAGTTTGAGAACGGGTTTCCGATCATCAACGAGCGCAACATGGCTCCGAATGAGTCTGAACGGCTACCTGTGACGATTTGGCGCCAAGCCATCGCTGAGATGTGTGCGTTTGTGAATGGGGTGCGGACACAGCAAGGTCTTGTCGAGTTTGGCTGCCACTGGTGGGAATCTTGGGTGACCCCGGAGAAATGTGCCAAACGCGGTTTGGAAGCCGGCGATCTTGGACCCGGTTCCTATGGCGCCGCGTTTCATGATTTTCCAACGGCAGAGGGGGAGACTTACAATCAATTCAAAAATATTATCGAGCAGATCCGTGAGTTTCCGCATTTGCGAACGCATTTTATTTCACCGTGGATTCCGCAGTACACGATTCGTGGTGAGGGGAAGCAGCAAAAAGTCGTTGTCGCTCCGTGTCACGGCTGGATTCATTTGCGCGTGATCGATAATAAGCTGACGCTTCATATGTTTCAGCGTTCGGCGGATGTTCCTGTTGGTGTTCCTGCAAACATGGTGCAGTATGGCGCTTTACTCATGATGATCGCGCATGCGACGGGAACGATTCCGTACGAATTTGTCCACAGTTTTTCGGACGCGCATATTTATGTCGATCAGGTTCCGGCTGTTGAAATAATGTTGGCGCGTGAACCAAAATCGTTGGCGACATTGAAGATGGATACTTCTGTGAAAGATTTCTTTGACTTCCGAAAAGAACACTTCACGCTTGAGGATTACACACCACATCCGGGTATTAAGGGTATTCCCGTTGCGATTTAG
- a CDS encoding dihydrofolate reductase encodes MISIIVAASDNDVIGQANALPWRLSRDLKNFKELTTGNTVVMGRKTFESIIARLGHPLPNRKNVVITRQQDFVASSEVVVVSSWEEAIEKTKGENIFVSGGEAIYRIAHAYADKLYLTRVHTNIEGGDVEMPIKDISSTWNLVKEEHWPKDEKNEFDATFQLYERKR; translated from the coding sequence ATGATCTCGATTATTGTTGCGGCATCTGATAATGATGTGATTGGGCAAGCGAATGCTTTGCCATGGCGTTTGTCGCGTGACTTGAAAAACTTCAAAGAATTAACGACGGGAAATACTGTCGTAATGGGAAGAAAGACATTTGAGTCGATTATCGCTAGACTCGGACATCCGCTTCCAAATCGTAAAAATGTTGTGATTACCCGTCAGCAGGATTTTGTAGCTTCTTCGGAGGTAGTAGTTGTAAGTTCGTGGGAGGAGGCGATCGAAAAGACGAAGGGTGAAAATATATTTGTAAGTGGCGGTGAGGCAATCTATAGAATTGCGCACGCATATGCAGACAAGCTATATCTCACGCGGGTGCATACGAATATTGAGGGTGGAGATGTTGAAATGCCGATAAAAGATATTTCGAGTACTTGGAATTTAGTGAAGGAAGAACACTGGCCCAAGGATGAGAAGAACGAGTTTGATGCGACATTTCAACTCTATGAGCGCAAGCGATAA
- a CDS encoding C40 family peptidase, producing the protein MHFQAVGTRCAAHLPSLELPIGDREALEILERLGYRRVSVDIVALARAQVGVGVYRRGARMREVPSTFDCSSFTKWLYGQRGVRLPRKSIQQYEACSFLSSGRFLAGDLAFSTGAFSWYRHNPALGIGHVGLVTDEQTVIHAANPDLGVVEERLEVWQGWQGFRGVRRFIPSDVELVTLECPPDAEIEWSDDIRWKILQRLPR; encoded by the coding sequence ATGCACTTTCAAGCGGTAGGCACGCGATGTGCCGCACACCTTCCTTCTCTTGAGTTGCCGATCGGTGACCGTGAAGCGCTTGAGATTCTCGAGCGCTTGGGCTATCGACGCGTTTCCGTCGACATCGTGGCTTTGGCACGGGCGCAAGTCGGTGTCGGAGTGTATCGGCGCGGGGCGCGTATGCGCGAAGTGCCGAGCACGTTTGACTGCTCGAGCTTCACGAAGTGGCTGTATGGTCAGCGCGGCGTGCGGCTTCCAAGGAAGAGCATCCAGCAGTACGAGGCATGTTCCTTTCTGTCTTCCGGCCGCTTTCTTGCAGGCGATCTCGCCTTCAGCACCGGGGCCTTCTCCTGGTATCGTCATAACCCGGCTTTGGGAATCGGTCATGTCGGACTCGTGACGGATGAACAGACCGTGATTCATGCGGCTAACCCGGACCTCGGGGTCGTCGAGGAACGGTTGGAGGTCTGGCAGGGATGGCAAGGATTCCGCGGTGTGCGCCGATTCATCCCGTCGGATGTGGAGCTCGTCACCCTCGAGTGTCCGCCGGATGCCGAGATCGAATGGTCGGACGATATCCGCTGGAAAATCCTCCAGCGTTTGCCGCGCTAA
- a CDS encoding adenylyltransferase/cytidyltransferase family protein — translation MYKKGRAFRDQTELKTVVEALRALGSKIVLTQGSYDLVHIGHARYLDTAKKEGDVLIVGIDNDEKIRIRKGADRPVVPEEERLEMVLHLRPVDFVYLKKHDDPKWDLIKTVRPDVLIAVEDTYSPEEIKALEEFCGKVVVLDRQATTSTSAKIRLMQLKTAKKLEEVLTPKLLKVLQETLGAQEE, via the coding sequence ATGTATAAAAAAGGCCGAGCTTTCAGAGACCAGACAGAGCTAAAAACGGTCGTCGAAGCCCTGCGTGCACTCGGGTCCAAAATTGTTCTCACGCAAGGTTCATATGATTTGGTTCATATCGGCCACGCGCGCTATCTTGATACGGCAAAAAAAGAAGGCGATGTGCTGATCGTCGGTATTGATAACGATGAAAAAATCCGCATCCGTAAAGGCGCCGACCGCCCAGTCGTTCCAGAAGAAGAACGCTTGGAAATGGTCTTACATCTGCGTCCGGTCGATTTTGTCTACCTAAAAAAGCATGACGATCCAAAATGGGATCTCATTAAAACCGTGCGGCCTGATGTCCTAATCGCCGTAGAAGACACATACAGCCCGGAAGAAATCAAAGCGCTCGAGGAATTCTGCGGCAAAGTCGTTGTACTCGACCGCCAAGCAACAACATCCACAAGCGCCAAGATCCGCTTGATGCAGCTTAAGACCGCTAAGAAGCTCGAAGAAGTACTGACACCGAAGCTACTCAAAGTCTTGCAAGAAACATTGGGAGCCCAAGAAGAATAG
- a CDS encoding dUTP diphosphatase: protein MNARITRIREGIELPEYKTAEAAAFDLAVCEGGIVPPGGSLMLPTGLVIQAPEGHMLMIAPRSSTFKKMGLRIGNTIGIVDRDFCGPEDEILLFFWNPGTEPITIEKGMRLAQGMFIPVTRTNWDEGAAAGPSRGGWGSTGA from the coding sequence ATGAACGCACGCATTACCAGAATCCGTGAAGGCATCGAGCTTCCGGAATATAAGACGGCAGAAGCAGCAGCCTTTGATCTCGCTGTTTGCGAAGGAGGCATTGTCCCGCCAGGCGGAAGCTTGATGCTTCCAACCGGTCTCGTGATTCAAGCTCCGGAAGGCCACATGCTCATGATTGCTCCGCGTTCATCGACCTTCAAAAAAATGGGTCTGCGTATTGGCAATACAATCGGTATCGTTGATCGCGATTTCTGCGGTCCGGAAGATGAAATTCTTCTTTTCTTTTGGAATCCAGGGACCGAACCGATCACGATTGAAAAAGGTATGCGCTTGGCCCAAGGAATGTTCATTCCCGTCACACGCACAAACTGGGACGAAGGCGCAGCGGCAGGCCCTTCACGCGGCGGCTGGGGCTCGACTGGAGCATAA
- a CDS encoding AAA family ATPase: MPKLIIGLVGQAGCGKGTAADLLRNEYGAGYIRFSGILGTVLETLGIDKSRENFTKLSNGLRDAYGEDALSYAVEKIALSAPEEIVVIDGIRRPEDIVALEPLPHFKLLSIDAPAELRFERMKKRGEKSTESSMTWEQFQKEEHFPTEITIPAVMERAWKTIQNAGTREEFETAVHATMNELGFTPKK, encoded by the coding sequence ATGCCCAAGCTCATCATCGGACTCGTCGGCCAGGCCGGCTGCGGAAAAGGCACAGCCGCCGATTTACTCCGCAATGAATACGGCGCCGGCTATATCCGCTTCAGCGGAATCCTCGGCACCGTCCTTGAAACGCTTGGAATCGATAAATCCCGTGAAAATTTCACCAAACTCTCCAACGGTCTACGCGATGCCTACGGAGAAGACGCTCTCTCCTACGCCGTAGAAAAAATTGCGTTATCCGCACCGGAAGAAATTGTTGTTATCGACGGCATCCGCCGTCCGGAAGATATTGTCGCGCTTGAACCGCTCCCCCACTTCAAACTTCTTTCGATCGACGCTCCGGCAGAACTCCGTTTTGAACGCATGAAAAAGCGCGGAGAAAAATCCACGGAATCCTCGATGACATGGGAACAATTCCAAAAAGAAGAACATTTCCCGACCGAAATCACTATTCCCGCTGTCATGGAACGCGCGTGGAAGACGATTCAAAATGCCGGAACGCGTGAAGAATTTGAAACAGCCGTACACGCAACAATGAACGAACTCGGCTTCACTCCAAAAAAATGA
- a CDS encoding 50S ribosomal protein L1, which yields MAHSKRYTELKKLVDPKKLYKPAEAMELVKKTATTKFDGSVEVHVNLGIDVKKGDQQVRSTIIFPHSIGKAKKVIAFVAADKEKEAKDAGADIVGGQELIDELAKTGKVDFEVAVATPDMMPKLAKVAKILGPSGLMPNPKTDTVGANIKKLIEDVKKGKVAFKNDVTGNVHQAIGKSSLDAKNLLENFNVLIDALKKVKPASAKGVYLASVTLTSTMGPGVKIDTAELA from the coding sequence ATGGCGCATTCCAAGCGTTATACCGAGCTCAAAAAGCTCGTTGACCCAAAAAAGCTCTACAAGCCGGCCGAGGCTATGGAGCTCGTTAAAAAGACGGCCACCACCAAATTCGACGGCTCGGTCGAGGTTCACGTGAATCTCGGTATCGACGTCAAAAAGGGTGATCAGCAGGTCCGCTCAACCATCATTTTCCCGCACTCGATCGGTAAGGCAAAGAAAGTGATCGCTTTCGTTGCTGCTGATAAGGAAAAGGAAGCGAAGGACGCTGGTGCTGATATCGTCGGCGGCCAGGAATTGATCGACGAACTCGCCAAGACCGGCAAAGTCGACTTTGAAGTCGCTGTTGCAACGCCAGACATGATGCCTAAACTCGCCAAGGTCGCTAAAATCCTTGGTCCGTCCGGTCTCATGCCAAACCCGAAGACAGACACCGTAGGCGCCAACATCAAGAAGCTCATCGAAGACGTGAAGAAGGGTAAGGTTGCTTTCAAGAACGATGTCACCGGCAACGTTCACCAAGCAATCGGCAAGTCCTCGCTTGATGCCAAGAACCTCCTCGAGAACTTCAACGTTCTCATCGATGCCTTGAAGAAAGTGAAGCCAGCCTCCGCCAAGGGCGTTTACCTCGCTTCGGTCACCTTGACCTCGACGATGGGCCCGGGCGTCAAAATCGACACCGCAGAACTCGCCTAA
- the rplK gene encoding 50S ribosomal protein L11, which translates to MAKKIKTLIKVQVIGGRATPAPPLGPALGQHGMNIAEFCKRINDATQDRLGDVVPAVISLYEDRTYDFILKTAPVSAFLMKAAKIEKGSAKPHIDKVGKVTKAQVREIAEAKMPDLNCSTIEAAMKQIEGTARNMGITVIE; encoded by the coding sequence ATGGCTAAGAAAATCAAAACCCTGATCAAGGTTCAGGTCATCGGCGGCCGCGCCACTCCGGCTCCTCCGCTCGGTCCTGCCCTCGGTCAGCACGGTATGAACATCGCCGAATTCTGCAAGCGCATCAACGATGCGACCCAGGATCGTCTCGGCGACGTTGTTCCGGCCGTCATCAGCTTGTATGAAGATCGTACCTACGACTTCATCCTCAAAACCGCTCCGGTCTCCGCTTTCCTCATGAAAGCCGCCAAGATCGAGAAGGGCTCGGCCAAACCGCACATCGATAAGGTCGGCAAGGTCACCAAAGCTCAGGTCCGCGAAATCGCGGAAGCAAAAATGCCAGACTTGAACTGCTCCACCATCGAAGCTGCCATGAAGCAGATCGAAGGCACAGCACGTAACATGGGCATCACGGTCATCGAGTAA
- the nusG gene encoding transcription termination/antitermination protein NusG: MAIRSTFKSLRNKKIKKNTRMPKQTAEYGRRWYAIHTYSGYEENVADSLNQRIEALNMKDHIFNVLVPKEKKIKIKNGKRRVVEEKIYPGYVLVDMNVTDDSWYVVRNTPNVTGFIGTGTTPSPLSQSEVDNILKRAGSTQSEPEITIDLQVGMAVKIGDGPFKGFEGKVNEIDGARGKVKVLVSMFGRETPLELDFTQVKKI, translated from the coding sequence ATGGCAATCCGGTCGACGTTCAAATCACTCCGCAATAAAAAAATTAAAAAAAACACACGTATGCCTAAGCAAACCGCGGAATACGGCCGTCGCTGGTACGCGATCCACACGTATAGCGGATACGAGGAAAACGTCGCCGACAGCTTGAACCAGCGTATCGAGGCGCTCAACATGAAGGATCACATCTTCAATGTCCTCGTCCCAAAGGAAAAGAAGATCAAGATCAAAAACGGCAAACGACGCGTCGTAGAAGAAAAAATCTATCCGGGATATGTCCTCGTCGACATGAACGTAACGGACGACTCCTGGTATGTCGTACGAAACACCCCAAACGTCACGGGTTTCATCGGTACAGGCACAACCCCTTCCCCGCTTTCCCAATCAGAAGTCGACAACATTCTGAAACGTGCCGGCTCAACCCAGAGCGAACCGGAAATTACGATCGACCTCCAGGTCGGAATGGCTGTCAAAATCGGCGATGGTCCGTTCAAAGGCTTTGAAGGCAAGGTCAATGAAATCGATGGCGCCCGCGGTAAGGTCAAAGTTCTCGTCTCGATGTTTGGACGCGAAACCCCGCTGGAACTCGACTTCACACAAGTCAAAAAGATCTAA
- the secE gene encoding preprotein translocase subunit SecE, which translates to MANPISYAFNYLRSAKAELEKVTWPSREEVARYSALVIVSCVVLAAFFAALDIGLSRGVTALLENRQGTTQAPATVPIVPDLQSGIEAVDANGNPVDVQITPQ; encoded by the coding sequence ATGGCCAACCCTATCTCCTACGCGTTCAACTATCTCCGCTCCGCAAAAGCCGAACTTGAAAAAGTCACCTGGCCTTCGCGTGAAGAAGTCGCCCGCTACAGCGCTCTCGTCATCGTGAGCTGTGTCGTCTTGGCTGCCTTTTTTGCCGCCCTCGACATCGGTCTGAGCCGTGGTGTCACCGCCTTGCTGGAAAACCGCCAAGGCACGACCCAGGCTCCAGCCACCGTACCGATCGTCCCAGACCTTCAGTCCGGAATTGAAGCTGTTGATGCCAATGGCAATCCGGTCGACGTTCAAATCACTCCGCAATAA
- a CDS encoding HU family DNA-binding protein, with product MAKMTKSQLMSELAAKTNLSKKDATMFVETLVNMALKHVKTNGEFVIPGLGKLVKVKRAARMGRNPATGAEIKIAAKTVVKFRVAKAAKDAVL from the coding sequence ATGGCCAAGATGACCAAATCCCAGCTCATGAGCGAGCTCGCCGCTAAGACCAACCTCAGCAAGAAGGACGCGACGATGTTTGTCGAAACGCTTGTGAACATGGCCCTCAAGCATGTGAAGACGAATGGTGAATTTGTCATTCCGGGTTTGGGTAAACTCGTGAAGGTCAAGCGCGCTGCACGCATGGGCCGCAACCCGGCCACGGGCGCTGAAATCAAGATCGCTGCCAAGACGGTCGTGAAGTTCCGCGTCGCCAAGGCAGCTAAGGACGCCGTTCTCTAG
- a CDS encoding TIGR00730 family Rossman fold protein has protein sequence MAEFVEGFEFLSSLHREVTFFGSARALPDHPYYKFARELGSRLAKEGFTIITGGGPGIMEAGNRGAFEAGGESVGLDIVLPMEQRRNQYVKKSKGFHYFFTRKVMLSASAQAYVFFPGGFGTLDELFEVVTLIQTGKMSDLVPVILVGKDYWTGMLEWIKKTMLEKNRFIEPFEMDIMHLVDTVDDAVKLISKTPERLL, from the coding sequence ATGGCGGAGTTCGTGGAAGGATTTGAGTTTCTTTCCAGTTTGCATCGCGAGGTGACGTTTTTTGGATCGGCGCGAGCTTTGCCTGATCATCCGTATTATAAATTTGCGCGCGAGCTCGGAAGTCGTTTGGCAAAAGAAGGCTTCACGATTATTACGGGAGGCGGGCCGGGTATTATGGAGGCCGGAAATCGGGGTGCGTTTGAGGCGGGCGGGGAGTCTGTCGGGCTCGATATTGTTCTGCCGATGGAACAGCGCCGCAACCAATATGTGAAAAAGTCCAAAGGTTTCCATTATTTTTTCACGCGCAAGGTCATGCTATCTGCCTCGGCTCAAGCGTATGTGTTTTTTCCGGGAGGATTTGGAACGCTTGATGAGCTGTTTGAAGTTGTTACCTTGATCCAGACCGGCAAGATGTCGGATTTGGTTCCGGTGATTTTAGTCGGAAAAGATTATTGGACCGGAATGCTCGAGTGGATCAAGAAAACGATGCTTGAGAAAAACCGATTTATTGAGCCATTTGAGATGGATATTATGCATCTGGTCGATACGGTTGATGACGCGGTGAAGCTGATTAGTAAAACTCCTGAGCGTTTGCTCTAA
- the rpmB gene encoding 50S ribosomal protein L28, translated as MSRIDQLSGKRAKVVNSRSHSNIATKRKQNVNLQTIRVDGKRIRVSTRTVRSLKRAAAIAHGEIPTRKQKKAAKKAAFAAKK; from the coding sequence ATGTCCCGCATCGACCAACTCTCCGGCAAGCGCGCCAAAGTCGTCAACTCGCGCAGCCACTCCAATATTGCGACCAAGCGCAAACAGAACGTGAATCTCCAGACCATCCGCGTCGATGGTAAGCGTATTCGCGTTTCCACGCGCACGGTCCGCTCATTGAAGCGTGCAGCCGCCATCGCTCACGGCGAGATCCCGACCCGAAAGCAAAAGAAGGCCGCCAAAAAGGCTGCCTTTGCCGCCAAAAAGTAA
- a CDS encoding site-2 protease family protein, translated as MNLLSLLFQEPLVFLVIVGALVFTLSIHEFFHAWVGKLLGDRTAEREGRLTLNPLAHLDPFGFLMILIAGFGYAKPVPYNPYNLKYPVWGPAIIAAAGPGSNLIFGFLFAFLYGIAAPALGGNNLLVAALWFLGRINFALMLFNLIPLPPLDGSKALLSALAGPKYQGARVWLETQGPFLLLALIVLDAVLGLGIFSWISVLSDWLFRLVS; from the coding sequence ATGAATCTGCTGTCTTTGCTCTTTCAGGAGCCGCTGGTTTTCCTTGTAATCGTGGGTGCTCTGGTTTTTACCTTGTCTATCCATGAATTTTTCCATGCTTGGGTGGGGAAGCTGCTCGGAGACCGCACAGCTGAGCGTGAAGGCCGATTGACCCTCAACCCATTGGCTCATCTGGATCCGTTTGGTTTTTTGATGATCCTGATTGCCGGTTTTGGTTATGCTAAGCCGGTTCCTTATAATCCCTACAACCTCAAGTATCCGGTATGGGGCCCAGCGATTATCGCGGCAGCGGGACCGGGTTCTAACCTGATTTTTGGGTTTTTATTTGCGTTTTTGTACGGAATTGCCGCTCCGGCTCTGGGTGGAAACAACTTACTGGTCGCCGCGCTTTGGTTCTTGGGCCGCATCAATTTTGCCTTGATGCTCTTTAATTTGATCCCTTTGCCGCCGTTGGATGGTTCAAAAGCGCTACTTTCTGCCTTGGCTGGCCCTAAATATCAGGGCGCACGGGTTTGGCTTGAGACGCAGGGGCCGTTTTTGCTTTTGGCACTCATCGTTCTTGATGCGGTGCTAGGATTAGGTATTTTTTCTTGGATTTCCGTTTTGTCTGACTGGCTTTTTCGGCTTGTTTCCTGA
- the rpsL gene encoding 30S ribosomal protein S12, giving the protein MPTINQLIRGPRKATRVKSKSPALQYATDTLHRKRTMLRRGAAFKRGVCVKVTTMTPKKPNSAIRKIARVRLSNGTEVTAYIPGEGHNLQEHSIVMIRGGRVKDLPGVRYHIVRGVYDTQGVQGRRRSRSLYGARRPKEEKK; this is encoded by the coding sequence ATGCCAACTATCAACCAGCTCATCCGAGGTCCTCGTAAGGCCACTCGGGTCAAGTCCAAGAGCCCTGCTTTGCAGTATGCTACGGACACCTTGCATCGCAAGCGCACCATGTTGCGCCGCGGCGCCGCTTTCAAGCGCGGCGTATGCGTCAAGGTAACAACGATGACGCCTAAAAAGCCGAACTCGGCCATTCGTAAGATTGCCCGTGTGCGTCTTTCCAACGGAACGGAAGTCACCGCTTACATTCCGGGTGAAGGTCATAACCTTCAGGAACACTCGATCGTCATGATTCGTGGCGGACGCGTGAAGGACCTTCCGGGTGTGCGCTATCACATCGTTCGCGGTGTGTACGATACACAGGGCGTTCAGGGTCGCCGCCGCAGCCGTTCCCTCTATGGAGCCCGCCGTCCTAAGGAAGAAAAGAAGTAA
- the rpsG gene encoding 30S ribosomal protein S7 codes for MRGKQAPKRAAPIDPKFQNPLIGKLINYLMIGGKKTTAQKIVYEALDQVEAKMKKPAMEIFDEAMKNISPLLEVKAKRVGGANYQVPMQVRAERRVQLAYRWLLTAARSRKGKPMAEKLAFEIMEAAQNQGDAVKKKMDVQRMAEANRAFAHFAK; via the coding sequence ATGCGAGGAAAACAAGCTCCGAAGCGCGCTGCGCCTATCGACCCAAAGTTTCAGAACCCATTGATCGGAAAACTGATCAACTATTTGATGATCGGCGGTAAAAAGACCACGGCTCAGAAAATCGTCTACGAGGCTCTTGATCAGGTCGAGGCCAAGATGAAGAAGCCAGCCATGGAAATTTTTGACGAAGCCATGAAGAACATCTCGCCGCTTTTGGAAGTCAAAGCCAAGCGCGTCGGTGGTGCGAACTACCAGGTTCCGATGCAGGTGCGCGCCGAGCGCCGTGTGCAGCTTGCGTATCGCTGGTTGCTCACCGCGGCCCGTTCCCGCAAGGGCAAACCGATGGCCGAGAAGCTCGCTTTCGAAATCATGGAAGCCGCACAGAACCAAGGTGATGCCGTTAAGAAAAAGATGGACGTGCAACGCATGGCCGAGGCCAACCGCGCATTTGCCCACTTTGCGAAATAA